One Deltaproteobacteria bacterium genomic window carries:
- a CDS encoding glycerol acyltransferase, translated as VIALAPHTSSWDFVTNMGTMLAMGFRSYWLIADAYDWWPLGYFIRRLGGIPIDRSMHHDLVSRMVRRFRESDSFILAIFPEGTRRRVRQWKTGFWYIAAGAGVPIQLVAVDYEKRATLFGPLIEPSGDIEADMEIIREYFQGVRGKRPDLFDQECR; from the coding sequence TCGTGATCGCCCTTGCCCCGCACACATCGTCCTGGGATTTTGTGACGAACATGGGTACCATGCTTGCGATGGGCTTCCGAAGCTACTGGTTGATAGCGGACGCCTATGACTGGTGGCCGCTGGGTTACTTCATCCGCCGGCTGGGGGGCATCCCGATTGACCGCTCTATGCACCACGACCTCGTGTCCCGGATGGTAAGGAGGTTCAGGGAAAGCGATTCGTTCATCCTTGCCATCTTCCCCGAGGGGACACGGAGGAGGGTGCGGCAGTGGAAAACGGGATTCTGGTATATCGCCGCCGGTGCGGGTGTGCCGATCCAGCTCGTGGCGGTCGACTATGAGAAGCGGGCCACCCTGTTCGGGCCCCTCATCGAGCCGTCGGGAGACATCGAAGCGGATATGGAGATAATCCGGGAATACTTTCAGGGGGTAAGGGGTAAGCGCCCGGACCTGTTCGATCAGGAGTGCCGGTAG
- a CDS encoding DUF2779 domain-containing protein: MGDTEHNGSLLNRSLYLKGLRCYKSLYLNKHHPELRDAPHPSRRTRQRNSARVNRVARELFPGGVEIPRKKESRGVAVELTAGEILRGSTTLYDAAFTHDGVSLSVDILHRGWKGWEVYEVKDSARVKEMYVEDAALQYYVLRGSLLPVARAYVVHINRGYVRNGEIRVRELFTMRDVTEEVAEKQPSVGEEVRKQKGIIGGPMPGVDIGRHCVDIEDCGFKGHCWRHIPEDSVFSLRGKGVDKLALYAQGIVRLQDVPPGDMSPAQRIQAAATLKRRNYVNREGVEDFLRSIRYPLFFLDFETIMDPIPPFDGTKPYEQVPFLYSLHSIPDEKSGVGHSEFLAPPRGDPRMGMMQRLLDEIPEEACVLVYGRSFETGVLRNMMRWFPEPGKKAEAVIHNIVDLAVPFRRRDVYFWRMRGSTSIKAVLPALVPGLSYESLEISDGGAAMEAFYEMCGARDAFEAERIGRSLRAYCRLDTLAMVKILERLKNLSCNL; encoded by the coding sequence ATGGGTGACACGGAACATAACGGTTCCCTGCTCAACAGGTCCCTGTATCTCAAGGGGCTTCGCTGCTACAAGTCCCTTTATCTCAACAAGCATCATCCGGAACTGAGGGATGCGCCCCATCCCTCGCGCAGGACGAGACAGCGAAACAGCGCACGGGTGAATCGAGTTGCGCGGGAACTCTTCCCGGGAGGGGTTGAGATACCGCGAAAAAAAGAATCGCGTGGAGTAGCTGTCGAACTGACGGCGGGCGAGATTCTGCGCGGCTCAACCACCCTGTATGACGCGGCATTTACCCACGATGGGGTGTCGCTGAGCGTGGATATCCTCCATCGGGGATGGAAGGGGTGGGAGGTCTATGAGGTGAAGGACTCGGCGAGGGTAAAGGAGATGTACGTTGAGGACGCGGCGCTTCAGTATTACGTGCTCCGGGGCTCGCTGCTGCCGGTCGCAAGGGCTTACGTGGTTCACATAAACCGCGGATACGTGAGAAACGGGGAGATACGGGTGAGAGAGCTTTTCACGATGCGGGACGTGACGGAGGAGGTGGCCGAGAAGCAGCCATCCGTGGGAGAGGAGGTGAGAAAGCAGAAGGGAATTATCGGGGGCCCGATGCCGGGGGTGGATATCGGCAGGCACTGCGTGGATATCGAAGATTGCGGCTTCAAGGGGCACTGCTGGCGGCACATTCCCGAGGACTCCGTATTCAGCCTGAGGGGGAAAGGGGTCGACAAACTCGCGCTCTACGCGCAGGGGATAGTCCGTTTGCAGGACGTGCCCCCCGGGGATATGTCCCCCGCCCAGAGGATTCAGGCAGCTGCGACACTGAAGAGGAGAAACTATGTCAACAGGGAGGGGGTGGAAGATTTCCTTCGCTCCATCCGGTACCCCCTCTTCTTTCTCGACTTCGAAACGATCATGGACCCCATCCCCCCATTCGACGGCACGAAGCCCTACGAGCAGGTCCCCTTTCTCTATTCTCTCCATTCCATTCCGGACGAAAAATCAGGAGTCGGGCACAGCGAGTTTCTTGCCCCGCCCCGGGGCGACCCCCGGATGGGCATGATGCAGAGGCTTTTGGACGAAATACCCGAGGAGGCCTGCGTCCTCGTCTACGGGAGATCTTTCGAGACGGGGGTTTTGCGGAACATGATGAGGTGGTTCCCGGAACCGGGAAAGAAAGCAGAGGCCGTCATCCATAACATCGTGGACCTGGCGGTCCCCTTCAGGAGGAGGGACGTCTATTTCTGGAGGATGCGGGGCTCCACGTCGATCAAAGCGGTTCTCCCGGCCCTCGTTCCCGGGTTGAGCTACGAAAGTCTCGAGATCAGCGATGGCGGCGCGGCGATGGAGGCTTTCTACGAAATGTGCGGGGCCCGGGACGCCTTTGAAGCAGAGCGGATCGGGAGGTCTCTGCGGGCGTACTGCCGGCTCGATACGCTGGCGATGGTGAAGATTCTCGAGAGACTGAAAAATTTATCTTGTAATTTATGA
- a CDS encoding SDR family NAD(P)-dependent oxidoreductase, whose protein sequence is MQGLRGKTLFITGASRGIGKAIALRAARDGASVAIAAKTAQPHPRLPGTIYSAAEEIEAAGGTALPLEVDIRFEDQVLAAVDRTVGWFGGIDILVNNASAISLTGTLETEVKRFDLMLDVNVRGTFVSSRACLPHLLKADNPHILNLSPPLAIEARWFRDHLAYTISKYGMSMCVLGMAEEFRDRGVAVNALWPATVIATAAITMLGGAVTERFCRKPEIVADAAHAILLRNSRSCTGNFFIDEEILKDEGITDFTRYAMDTETTPAPDLFLD, encoded by the coding sequence ATGCAGGGGCTGAGGGGCAAGACGCTCTTTATCACGGGGGCAAGCCGGGGTATCGGGAAAGCCATCGCGTTGCGCGCCGCGCGGGACGGGGCCAGCGTAGCAATTGCCGCCAAAACGGCACAACCCCACCCAAGGCTCCCGGGGACGATCTACTCGGCAGCGGAAGAAATCGAAGCCGCGGGAGGGACCGCGCTCCCGCTGGAAGTCGATATCCGGTTCGAGGACCAGGTCCTGGCCGCTGTCGATCGGACCGTGGGGTGGTTCGGGGGGATCGACATCCTGGTGAACAACGCAAGCGCCATAAGCCTGACGGGGACCCTCGAGACGGAGGTCAAGCGCTTCGACCTGATGTTAGACGTAAACGTCAGGGGAACCTTCGTTTCCTCGCGGGCCTGCCTTCCCCACCTCTTGAAGGCTGACAATCCCCACATCTTGAACCTCAGCCCGCCCCTGGCGATCGAGGCCCGGTGGTTCCGGGACCACCTGGCCTATACGATCTCGAAGTACGGAATGAGCATGTGTGTCCTGGGAATGGCCGAGGAGTTTCGGGACCGGGGCGTCGCCGTCAATGCCCTCTGGCCCGCAACCGTCATCGCCACCGCGGCGATAACGATGCTCGGAGGTGCCGTCACGGAGAGGTTCTGCCGGAAGCCGGAGATCGTCGCCGATGCCGCGCATGCCATTTTGCTCCGGAACAGCCGGAGCTGCACGGGGAACTTCTTCATCGACGAAGAGATTCTAAAGGATGAGGGGATAACGGATTTCACCCGCTACGCGATGGATACAGAAACCACGCCCGCACCGGACCTCTTCCTGGACTGA
- a CDS encoding WG repeat-containing protein: MAIREVTGSRKDGKWGYIDNAGKEVIPAEFDDARDFSEGLARVKVSDKWGFIDRYGEMFIEPVYVDALDFSEGKASVQIDGRWGYIDRSGTVMISPEFEFASRFREGLASVKANGRWEYIDASGNTFKNFQFYNSWGFYEGLSNVEINRVWGFINKKGKVVIKPRYNEARSFHEGLARVRVGVKWGFINQSGAAVIKLAFDEAHDFSEGLAGVKANDKWGFIDRTGNTAIPNRFTNVGVFSEGLAPAALEVIWGYIDRTGSFVIEPQFDFAGEFREGLARVWVSDR; the protein is encoded by the coding sequence ATGGCAATCAGGGAAGTGACAGGTTCAAGGAAAGATGGAAAGTGGGGGTACATCGACAATGCGGGGAAAGAGGTGATACCGGCGGAATTCGACGATGCCAGGGATTTCTCCGAGGGGCTGGCGAGGGTTAAGGTATCCGATAAATGGGGCTTTATAGACCGGTACGGGGAAATGTTCATAGAGCCGGTGTATGTTGACGCTCTGGATTTTTCCGAGGGAAAGGCGAGCGTCCAGATCGACGGCAGGTGGGGATACATCGACCGGAGCGGAACGGTTATGATATCTCCCGAGTTTGAGTTTGCAAGCCGCTTTCGAGAGGGTCTTGCAAGCGTGAAGGCGAACGGGAGGTGGGAATATATAGACGCGTCGGGAAATACGTTCAAAAACTTCCAGTTTTACAATAGCTGGGGATTTTACGAGGGCCTTTCAAACGTGGAGATAAACAGGGTATGGGGGTTTATCAACAAGAAAGGCAAGGTTGTCATCAAGCCCCGGTACAACGAAGCGAGAAGTTTCCACGAAGGGCTGGCACGCGTCCGTGTCGGGGTCAAATGGGGTTTTATCAACCAGAGCGGCGCTGCGGTCATCAAACTGGCTTTCGATGAGGCCCACGACTTCTCGGAAGGTCTGGCGGGCGTCAAGGCAAACGATAAGTGGGGATTCATAGACAGAACGGGAAACACCGCCATACCCAACCGGTTTACAAATGTCGGCGTTTTCTCCGAGGGCCTCGCCCCGGCGGCGCTCGAGGTGATCTGGGGATACATCGACAGGACGGGCAGCTTCGTGATCGAGCCTCAATTCGATTTTGCCGGGGAGTTCAGGGAAGGCCTGGCCAGGGTGTGGGTCAGCGACAGGTAG